A genomic window from Camelina sativa cultivar DH55 chromosome 2, Cs, whole genome shotgun sequence includes:
- the LOC104720129 gene encoding random slug protein 5-like encodes MNPNPVMSTNGCVKPVPTEEEQAKIEEVRKLLGTLPEKLSSFCSDDAVLRYLRARNWHVKKATKMLKETLKWRVQYKPEEICWEEVAGEAETGKIYRSTCVDKLGRPVLIMRPSVENSKSVKGQIRYLVYCMENAVQNLPPGEEQMVWMIDFHGYSLANVSLRTTKETAHVLQEHYPERLAFAVLYNPPKFFEPFWKVARPFLEPKTRNKVKFVYSDDPNTKQIMDDNFDMDKMESAFGGNDDSGFNINIHSERMKEDDKKRLAALEGIASVSLDSLSILSVSDGVASNSGHPSSQDVSEDEHQPQTKGPIP; translated from the exons ATGAATCCTAATCCAGTGATGAGTACTAATGGGTGTGTGAAACCTGTTCCAACTGAAGAAGAACAAGCAAAG aTTGAGGAAGTGAGGAAGCTGCTAGGTACATTACCGGAGAAACTTTCGAGTTTTTGTTCGGATGATGCGGTTTTGAGGTACTTAAGAGCAAGGAATTGGCATGTCAAGAAAGCTACTAAAATGCTTAAAGAAACCTTGAAATGGAGAGTTCAGTACAAACCTGAGGAGATTTGttgg GAGGAAGTAGCTGGTGAAGCTGAGACAGGGAAGATATATAGATCGACTTGTGTCGATAAACTTGGAAGACCTGTTCTTATCATGAGACCGAGTGTTGAG AATTCTAAGTCAGTGAAAGGCCAAATTAGATACCTTGTGTATTGTATGGAGAACGCAGTCCAAAATTTGCCACCAGGGGAAGAACAGATGGTGTGGATGATAGACTTCCACGGATATAGTCTGGCTAACGTATCATTAAGAACTACAAAAGAAACTGCTCATGTGTTACAAGAACATTACCCTGAGCGTTTAGCTTTCGCTGTTCTTTACAATCCTCCCAAGTTCTTTGAACCCTTCTGGAAG gtgGCGAGGCCCTTCTTAGAACCGAAGACACGGAACAAAGTGAAGTTTGTTTACTCGGATGACCCAAATACTAAGCAGATCATGGATGATAACTTCGACATGGACAAGATGGAGTCAGCTTTTGGTGGAAACGATGACTCGGGTTTCAACATAAATATACATTCAGAGAGGATGAAAGAGGACGATAAGAAAAGACTTGCTGCCTTGGAGGGTATTGCTTCTGTTTCTCTAGACTCGCTCAGCATCTTATCAGTCTCTGATGGTGTTGCCTCTAACAGTGGTCACCCTAGCTCTCAGGATGTCTCTGAAGACGAGCATCAACCTCAGACAAAGGGACCAATCCCGTAA
- the LOC104720118 gene encoding protein DOWNSTREAM OF FLC-like, giving the protein MSKAVLLVALCFLPVLTIAARPNKNPFVVRGRVYCDTCLAGFETSASTYIPGAVVRLECKDRRTMELTYSHEARTDSTGSYKILVNEDHDDQFCDATLVSSSQLRCSTLSPGHDRARVTLTRFNGIASDERFANTMGFLRDAPMPGCAEIMKLYQETED; this is encoded by the exons ATGTCCAAAGCGGTTTTACTGGTTGCTCTCTGCTTTTTACCGGTTCTAACCATCGCGGCTAGGCCGAATAAGAACCCGTTTGTTGTGCGAGGCCGTGTCTATTGCGACACTTGCCTCGCTGGTTTCGAAACATCAGCCTCTACTTACATTCCTG gtGCGGTGGTTAGATTGGAATGTAAAGACAGGAGAACAATGGAGTTAACGTATAGCCACGAGGCGCGGACCGACTCAACAGGATCATACAAGATCTTGGTTAACGAAGACCATGATGATCAGTTCTGTGATGCAACGTTGGTTAGCAGCTCTCAGTTACGTTGTTCCACTCTCTCCCCTGGCCATGATCGTGCCCGTGTGACTCTCACCCGTTTTAACGGTATTGCTTCAGACGAGCGTTTTGCTAACACTATGGGATTTCTGAGGGATGCACCAATGCCAGGTTGTGCGGAGATTATGAAGCTATACCAAGAAACCGAGGACTAG
- the LOC109126511 gene encoding uncharacterized protein LOC109126511, which translates to MEKSILQAPPQSFTFQIFDTIDGDFCKEDVLVRLIYFWEARNFKKRNMLMGVELLLIDSKSNAAQAYIPENCLFHYEGRLKSNSVYTLNNFMIIASKKPIGDHQIDEQKFCFRSFDADVAETKQYLTWKLASTVFGTILDIQPQYGWYYISCSKCNNKLEKADTSLYCNYCKESNNIGVNRYRFEIRVYDIYKDVATFVVLDSEATKIAGHRAADVLNEEMEASSTASYTEINLQTPECLKHIVGNTCKFQIKLSEYNFKTSRQTVSISRILETITDHPAESEEGSSTKLIPEIQSTTTTGKSRGKSHVNDSTDKNGSTQEKRPRPDNK; encoded by the exons ATGGAAAAATCGATACTACAAGCCCCTCCCCAGTCATTCACCTTTCAGATTTTTGATACCATTGATGGAGACTTTTGCAAGGAAGACGTTTTAGTCCGCCTCATCTATTTTTGGGAAGCTCGAAacttcaagaaaagaaacatgCTTATGGGCGTTGAACTGCTTCTCATCGACTCTAAG TCTAATGCAGCCCAAGCTTACATACCAGAAAACTGCCTATTCCACTACGAAGGTCGTCTGAAATCCAACTCTGTTTACACTCTCAACAATTTCATGATCATTGCCAGCAAAAAG CCTATTGGAGACCATCAGATCGACGaacaaaagttttgtttccG ATCTTTTGACGCAGACGTCGCAGAAACCAAACAATACCTGACATG gaagcTAGCTTCTACTGTTTTTGGTACCATTCTTGACATACAACCACAATATGGTTGGTACTACATCTCATGCAGCAAATGCAACAACAAACTTGAGAAGGCTGATACATCTTTGTACTGCAACTATTGCAAGGAATCCAACAACATCGGTGTCAACAG ATATCGTTTTGAGATAAGAGTATATGACATATACAAAGATGTTGCAACTTTTGTTGTCCTCGATAGTGAGGCCACCAAAATTGCTGGGCATAGAGCTGCTGATGTTTTAAACGAAGAAATGGAG GCTTCCAGCACAGCTTCGTATACTGAAATAAATTTGCAGACCCCAGAATGTTTAAAACATATCGTTGGCAATACTTGCAAATTCCAAATCAAGCTCTCTGAATACAACTTCAAAACTTCTCGCCAAACTGTCTCAATCTCCCGCATTTTGGAAACCATCACTGACCATCCAGCCGAATCAGAAGAAGGAAGTTCTACCAAGTTGATTCCTGAAATTCAGAGTACTACCACTACAGGCAAATCTCGAGGAAAATCACATGTCAATGATTCAACCGATAAGAATGGATCTACTCAGGAGAAACGTCCCCGCCCGGATAATAAGTAG